In a single window of the Deinococcus aetherius genome:
- a CDS encoding MFS transporter encodes MTAASHAPRGNPKLILFLTIFVAMLGLSVLFPIIAPLGRQLGLSETQVGWFSTIYSLAQFLFAPIWGSRSERVGRKPVLILGLVGFSLSFGLFGLFATLGTRGVLSGTALFILLVAARLVGGLLSSATLPTAQAMMADLSSEKDRAAALGLIGAAFGLGVVFGPALGALLSGFGLTVPIFFSAGLGLVTALAAFLILPETRRAGQAASPRGDRRALLRHPGVLLFLAVSALYTLASVGMEQTIGFYVQDTLRLDPSQTARTVGAMLAVFGFVAAAVQGGAIRPLSKKIAPGPLITLGLVIMGAGMFLLPLTSTFWTITVALAVIGVGSAILGPSLSAALSLSAGQGRQGAVAGLNSSALALGRMTGPLLGTGLYQTAGHAAPYLLSGGVLAALLVWTLVARPEVRRASV; translated from the coding sequence ATGACGGCCGCCTCCCATGCCCCACGCGGCAACCCCAAACTGATTCTGTTCCTGACGATCTTCGTCGCCATGCTCGGCCTGAGCGTGCTCTTCCCGATCATCGCGCCGCTCGGGCGGCAGCTGGGGCTGAGCGAGACGCAGGTCGGGTGGTTCTCGACCATCTACAGCCTCGCCCAGTTTCTCTTCGCGCCGATCTGGGGCAGCCGCAGCGAGCGGGTGGGACGCAAGCCCGTCCTGATCCTCGGCCTCGTCGGCTTCTCGCTGAGTTTCGGCCTCTTCGGCCTGTTCGCCACGCTGGGCACCCGGGGAGTGCTAAGCGGCACGGCCCTGTTCATCCTGCTCGTCGCGGCCCGGCTCGTCGGCGGCCTTCTCTCCAGCGCCACCCTCCCCACCGCCCAGGCGATGATGGCCGATCTGAGCAGCGAGAAGGACCGCGCCGCCGCCCTGGGACTCATCGGCGCGGCCTTCGGGCTGGGCGTGGTGTTCGGGCCCGCCCTGGGCGCCCTGCTCTCTGGATTCGGGCTCACGGTGCCCATCTTCTTCAGCGCCGGGCTGGGCCTGGTGACCGCCCTCGCCGCCTTTCTCATCCTGCCCGAGACGCGCCGGGCGGGGCAGGCCGCCTCCCCGAGGGGCGACCGCCGCGCGCTGCTGCGCCACCCCGGCGTCCTCCTCTTCCTCGCCGTGAGTGCGCTGTACACGCTCGCGAGCGTGGGGATGGAGCAGACCATCGGGTTCTACGTGCAGGACACCCTGCGCCTCGACCCCTCGCAGACCGCACGCACCGTCGGCGCCATGCTCGCCGTCTTCGGCTTCGTGGCCGCCGCCGTGCAGGGGGGCGCGATCCGGCCGCTGAGCAAGAAGATCGCCCCCGGCCCGTTGATCACCCTCGGCCTGGTGATCATGGGCGCGGGGATGTTCCTGCTGCCCCTCACCTCGACCTTCTGGACGATCACCGTCGCCCTCGCCGTGATCGGGGTGGGGAGCGCCATCCTGGGGCCCAGCCTGAGTGCGGCCCTCTCCCTCAGCGCCGGGCAGGGGCGGCAGGGCGCGGTCGCCGGGCTCAACAGCAGCGCCCTCGCCCTGGGGCGGATGACCGGCCCCCTCCTGGGCACGGGCCTGTACCAGACCGCCGGACACGCCGCCCCCTACCTCCTGAGCGGCGGCGTCCTCGCGGCCCTGCTGGTGTGGACGCTGGTCGCGCGGCCCGAGGTGCGGCGGGCGAGCGTGTAA